A region of Mesorhizobium sp. M3A.F.Ca.ET.080.04.2.1 DNA encodes the following proteins:
- a CDS encoding nucleoside-diphosphate sugar epimerase/dehydratase, with translation MTFYVEAVSELRPRMRRAIIMIQDLVMVLVAVALSLVLSQSRLSFEALSYGGLVCWALIVLVAHVLFRSCGLYNTVWRFASTPDFFNILKGCGSLTVVLYLASLAFRFFEPVAGLNERQFIVFFLVSFTIISAPRLYYRFLRDGASWRILRRAPGDAPVKQALFIGRLSEADVIVRFTRTAVPAEYAIAGIMATGSDAPLGTQIQGVPVVAVRPRLVEVLEDYVNGTENLDLVIFGNGAERDIEDYAELVRIARHSGIAVVQFSGLSELGQGGKLVLDAVEIETIMRRSAVATDIERISAFVGGKRVLVTGGAGSIGRILVKRALELGAEAVLVADLSEFGIFQLDQLIEEEDRDRLTSRIVDVTDRRHMMRLVGEFKPAIIFHAAALKHVPLLEENWEAAIQTNIFGTLACAEVAAKCGVPQFLLISSDKAVDPTSVLGITKRAAEQIVSSLHEVHAARPASQAGEASHAAAPGTKFIAVRFGNVFGSTGSVATIFQAQIEAGGPVTITDRRMTRYFMTVSEAVDLVIMSAADAEQRQGADDYAIYMLDMGKPVPILEVAETMIRMAGKSPYTDIPIRFTGIRPGEKLHETLQGEGEQVVKLDIAKIFGLRTDVVEWPRIQAALTALQAAMRDQDKAAALAVLAGLHRVEQAAGGARDQALPKAVGRSG, from the coding sequence ATGACTTTCTACGTAGAAGCCGTATCGGAACTCCGACCGAGGATGCGGCGCGCCATCATCATGATCCAGGACCTCGTCATGGTTCTGGTCGCTGTGGCGCTGAGCCTCGTCCTGTCGCAGTCGCGGCTCTCCTTCGAGGCGCTTTCCTATGGCGGGCTGGTCTGCTGGGCGCTCATCGTGCTGGTGGCGCATGTGCTGTTCCGCTCCTGCGGGCTCTACAACACGGTCTGGCGCTTTGCCTCCACGCCCGACTTCTTCAACATCCTGAAGGGCTGCGGCAGCCTCACTGTCGTCCTCTATCTCGCTTCGCTGGCCTTCCGCTTCTTCGAGCCTGTCGCCGGCCTCAACGAACGCCAGTTCATCGTCTTCTTCCTGGTCTCGTTCACCATCATCTCGGCGCCGCGGCTCTACTACCGGTTCCTGCGCGACGGCGCGAGCTGGCGCATCCTGCGCCGCGCGCCCGGCGACGCCCCGGTCAAGCAGGCGCTGTTCATCGGCCGGCTGAGCGAGGCCGACGTCATCGTCCGCTTCACCCGCACCGCAGTGCCGGCCGAATATGCCATCGCCGGCATCATGGCGACGGGGAGCGACGCGCCGCTCGGCACGCAGATCCAGGGCGTGCCAGTGGTCGCGGTCCGGCCGCGCCTGGTCGAGGTGCTGGAGGATTATGTCAACGGCACGGAGAACCTCGACCTGGTGATCTTCGGCAACGGCGCCGAGCGCGACATCGAGGACTACGCCGAGCTGGTGCGCATCGCCCGCCACAGCGGCATCGCCGTCGTCCAGTTCTCGGGCCTCTCGGAGCTGGGGCAGGGCGGCAAGCTGGTGCTCGACGCCGTCGAGATCGAGACCATCATGCGCCGCTCGGCCGTCGCCACCGACATCGAGCGCATTTCCGCCTTTGTCGGCGGCAAGCGCGTGCTGGTCACCGGCGGCGCCGGCTCCATCGGCCGCATCCTGGTCAAGCGGGCGCTGGAACTCGGTGCCGAAGCGGTGCTCGTCGCCGACCTCTCGGAATTCGGCATCTTCCAGCTCGACCAGCTGATCGAGGAGGAGGATCGCGATCGCTTGACCAGCCGCATCGTCGACGTCACCGACCGTCGCCACATGATGCGCCTCGTGGGCGAGTTCAAGCCGGCGATCATTTTCCACGCGGCTGCGCTCAAGCATGTGCCGCTGCTCGAGGAGAACTGGGAAGCGGCGATCCAGACCAACATCTTCGGCACGCTCGCCTGCGCCGAGGTCGCCGCCAAATGCGGTGTGCCGCAGTTCCTGCTGATTTCCAGCGACAAGGCCGTTGACCCCACCTCCGTGCTCGGCATCACCAAGCGGGCGGCCGAGCAGATCGTGTCCTCGCTGCACGAGGTCCATGCCGCCCGGCCGGCGTCGCAGGCCGGCGAGGCGAGTCACGCCGCCGCCCCCGGCACCAAATTCATCGCCGTGCGCTTCGGCAATGTCTTCGGCTCCACCGGCTCGGTGGCGACCATCTTCCAGGCTCAGATCGAGGCCGGCGGTCCGGTGACCATCACCGACCGGCGCATGACCCGCTATTTCATGACGGTGTCGGAGGCCGTCGACCTGGTCATCATGTCGGCCGCCGATGCCGAGCAGCGCCAGGGTGCGGACGACTACGCCATTTACATGCTCGACATGGGCAAGCCCGTGCCGATCCTCGAAGTCGCCGAAACCATGATCCGCATGGCCGGCAAGAGCCCCTACACCGATATTCCGATCCGCTTCACCGGCATCCGGCCCGGCGAGAAGCTGCACGAGACGCTGCAGGGCGAGGGCGAGCAGGTCGTCAAGCTCGATATCGCCAAGATTTTCGGCCTGAGGACCGATGTCGTCGAATGGCCGCGCATCCAGGCCGCGCTGACGGCGCTGCAGGCCGCCATGCGCGACCAGGACAAGGCCGCCGCCCTTGCCGTCCTGGCGGGGCTGCACCGGGTCGAGCAGGCTGCCGGCGGCGCGCGCGACCAGGCGCTGCCGAAAGCGGTGGGACGCTCGGGCTGA